One Kineococcus radiotolerans SRS30216 = ATCC BAA-149 DNA window includes the following coding sequences:
- the glpK gene encoding glycerol kinase GlpK, translating to MADTTGPQYVGAVDQGTTSSRFMVFDHGGNEIAKYQLEHTQIMPEPGWVEHDPIEIWERTSSVIQSGLRQANLTAEDLAALGITNQRETTVVWNRHTGRPYYNAIVWQDTRTDRIAAALDRDERGRTIRQKTGLPPAPYFSGGKIQWILENVQGVREAAEAGDAIFGNTDAWLIWNLTGGPRGGVHVTDVTNASRTMLMDLETLQWDDELLAIFGIPRSMLPEIKPSSYTAGYGETLETGPLGGRVKLTGILGDQQSAMVGQVCFDPGMAKNTYGTGNFMLLNTGEELVRSKAGLLTTVCYQFNDEKPVYALEGSIAVTGSAIQWLRDQLGIISGAAESESLARQVKDSGGCYFVPAFSGLFAPYWRSDARGAIVGLSRYNTNAHIARAALEAICYQSRDVTEAMTADSGVEVEVLKVDGGITANQLCMQLQADVLGVPVSKPVVAETTALGAAYAAGLAVGFWKNLDELRENWNEGARWEPTWNEDQRKDGYAGWKKAVERTLNWVDVD from the coding sequence ATGGCAGACACCACCGGACCCCAGTACGTGGGCGCCGTCGACCAGGGAACCACCTCCAGCCGCTTCATGGTCTTCGACCACGGCGGCAACGAGATCGCGAAGTACCAGCTCGAGCACACCCAGATCATGCCCGAGCCGGGCTGGGTCGAGCACGACCCGATCGAGATCTGGGAGCGCACCAGTTCCGTCATCCAGAGCGGCCTGCGCCAGGCCAACCTGACGGCCGAGGACCTCGCCGCCCTGGGCATCACCAACCAGCGCGAGACCACGGTCGTCTGGAACAGGCACACGGGCCGCCCGTACTACAACGCGATCGTGTGGCAGGACACCCGCACCGACCGCATCGCCGCCGCGCTGGACCGCGACGAGCGCGGCCGGACGATCCGGCAGAAGACCGGCCTGCCCCCGGCACCGTACTTCTCCGGCGGCAAGATCCAGTGGATCCTGGAGAACGTCCAGGGCGTGCGCGAGGCCGCGGAGGCCGGCGACGCGATCTTCGGCAACACCGACGCCTGGCTCATCTGGAACCTCACCGGCGGCCCGCGCGGCGGCGTCCACGTCACCGACGTCACCAACGCCAGCCGCACCATGCTCATGGACCTCGAGACCCTGCAGTGGGACGACGAGCTCCTGGCCATCTTCGGCATCCCCCGCTCGATGCTCCCCGAGATCAAGCCGTCCTCCTACACCGCGGGCTACGGCGAGACCCTGGAGACCGGGCCGCTGGGCGGGCGGGTCAAGCTGACCGGCATCCTCGGCGACCAGCAGTCGGCCATGGTCGGCCAGGTCTGCTTCGACCCCGGCATGGCCAAGAACACCTACGGCACCGGCAACTTCATGCTGCTGAACACCGGCGAGGAGCTCGTCCGCTCCAAGGCCGGGCTGCTGACCACGGTCTGCTACCAGTTCAACGACGAGAAGCCGGTCTACGCCCTCGAGGGCTCGATCGCCGTGACCGGCTCGGCCATCCAGTGGCTGCGCGACCAGCTCGGCATCATCTCCGGCGCGGCGGAGTCGGAGTCCCTGGCCCGCCAGGTGAAGGACTCCGGCGGCTGCTACTTCGTGCCCGCGTTCTCCGGGCTCTTCGCCCCCTACTGGCGTTCCGACGCCCGCGGCGCCATCGTCGGGCTCTCGCGCTACAACACCAACGCGCACATCGCCCGCGCCGCGCTGGAGGCGATCTGCTACCAGAGCCGCGACGTCACCGAGGCCATGACGGCCGACTCCGGCGTCGAGGTCGAGGTCCTCAAGGTCGACGGCGGCATCACCGCCAACCAGCTGTGCATGCAGCTGCAGGCCGACGTCCTCGGCGTGCCCGTCTCCAAGCCCGTCGTGGCCGAGACCACCGCGCTCGGGGCGGCCTACGCGGCCGGCCTGGCGGTGGGGTTCTGGAAGAACCTCGACGAGCTGCGCGAGAACTGGAACGAGGGCGCCCGCTGGGAGCCGACCTGGAACGAGGACCAGCGCAAGGACGGTTACGCCGGCTGGAAGAAGGCCGTCGAGCGGACGTTGAACTGGGTGGACGTCGACTGA
- a CDS encoding MIP/aquaporin family protein, which yields MSHSNSTASAPPQRAVQRNPTLTGELLAEFAGTAILILFGVGVVAQVVAGQNGGDDSIHWAWGLGVTFGIYVAGRTTGAHLNPAVTIALAVFQGFSWKKVLPYSVAQFLGALVAALVVRWVYADAIATVDPDTTSATQGIFSTLPGEGVSIGTAFLDQVVGTAILVFLIFAISQTRAMPPGANLAPFIVGLVVVGIGMAWGSNAGYAINPARDFGPRVASWLTGYSTAMREPVGNQFYFWVPIVAPVLGGLIGGALYKVLVERHLPDEDAAEPEGRVRTDH from the coding sequence ATGTCCCACAGCAACTCGACGGCGAGCGCGCCACCACAGCGCGCGGTCCAGCGAAACCCCACCCTCACCGGTGAGCTCCTCGCCGAGTTCGCCGGTACGGCGATCCTCATCCTCTTCGGCGTCGGCGTGGTCGCCCAGGTCGTGGCGGGCCAGAACGGCGGCGACGACTCGATCCACTGGGCCTGGGGCCTCGGGGTCACCTTCGGCATCTACGTCGCCGGCCGCACCACCGGCGCCCACCTCAACCCCGCGGTGACCATCGCCCTCGCGGTCTTCCAGGGCTTCTCCTGGAAGAAGGTCCTCCCCTACAGCGTCGCGCAGTTCCTCGGCGCCCTCGTCGCCGCGCTCGTCGTCCGCTGGGTCTACGCGGACGCCATCGCGACGGTCGACCCGGACACCACCTCCGCCACCCAGGGCATCTTCTCCACCCTGCCCGGCGAGGGCGTCAGCATCGGCACCGCCTTCCTCGACCAGGTCGTCGGCACCGCCATCCTCGTCTTCCTGATCTTCGCGATCTCCCAGACGCGGGCCATGCCGCCCGGGGCGAACCTCGCCCCCTTCATCGTCGGCCTCGTCGTCGTCGGCATCGGCATGGCGTGGGGCAGCAACGCCGGCTACGCCATCAACCCCGCGCGCGACTTCGGTCCCCGGGTGGCGTCCTGGCTCACCGGCTACTCCACGGCGATGCGCGAACCCGTCGGGAACCAGTTCTACTTCTGGGTGCCCATCGTCGCCCCCGTCCTCGGCGGCCTCATCGGCGGCGCGCTCTACAAGGTGCTCGTCGAGCGCCACCTGCCCGACGAGGACGCCGCGGAGCCCGAGGGCCGCGTCCGCACCGACCACTGA
- a CDS encoding EAL domain-containing protein — MTTHPFGLKSATRRADVVPVTPLRTDPATAAPVDLDRVLGEDALRTVFQLVVDLDSRRPVAVEALVRGPRGSGLATPGQLFDAAARTGRLAELDRACLRTALRAATGAGLAAPWTLFLNGSPDQELPAELTAGVAGARPVVVDLTERALTTRPGQVLRAAAGLRARGLGVALDDLGADPAALALLPLLRPDVVKLDLRLLAARPEAEVAAIVQAVSAQAERDGTTVLAEGVETEEHLRTARALGATLGQGWLFGRPAALGDLLARTPVPAHPLPVLPPAGPGGDGPTPFAALERRRPARRAGTDVVEEALRHLERHALRGVEPSTVVGVGATSPERAARHEQLARRAGFALSLPGADGRGEDVRGTVVLGPHFAGAVLARPVAGTGEFDLVVSHDRALVTALVTDLVRDAPDHVPVPVTAPVTAPVLAHRPAVEAGPPAAGLGEQVGEALEEGRRAGTGTGLLVVGVDAAVGTEGRCGPARAEVVRRMRRAVRSVDRWLPVGPDLFAVLLTGLPRSGSEGVVERVADALLMAVETSMDSHPDVSVSIGASLAPTRAHTGAEAQRQALAALDAARRAGGHCARIWLV; from the coding sequence GTGACGACTCACCCGTTCGGGCTCAAGTCCGCGACCCGACGTGCCGACGTCGTCCCGGTGACCCCCCTGCGCACCGACCCCGCGACGGCCGCTCCCGTCGACCTGGACCGCGTGCTGGGCGAGGACGCGCTGCGCACGGTCTTCCAGCTCGTCGTCGACCTGGACTCCCGGCGCCCGGTGGCCGTCGAGGCCCTGGTCCGGGGCCCGCGCGGCTCCGGCCTGGCCACCCCCGGGCAGCTCTTCGACGCGGCCGCGCGCACCGGCCGGCTCGCGGAGCTCGACCGCGCCTGCCTGCGGACGGCGCTGCGCGCGGCGACCGGCGCGGGGCTGGCCGCGCCCTGGACGCTGTTCCTCAACGGCTCCCCCGACCAGGAGCTCCCCGCGGAGCTCACCGCCGGGGTCGCCGGCGCCCGGCCCGTCGTGGTCGACCTCACCGAGCGCGCGCTCACCACCCGCCCCGGGCAGGTCCTGCGCGCCGCGGCCGGGCTGCGCGCCCGCGGCCTCGGCGTGGCCCTCGACGACCTCGGCGCCGACCCCGCCGCCCTGGCCCTGCTGCCCCTGCTGCGGCCCGACGTCGTCAAGCTCGACCTGCGCCTGCTGGCCGCGCGCCCCGAGGCCGAGGTCGCCGCGATCGTCCAGGCCGTGTCCGCGCAGGCCGAGCGGGACGGGACGACCGTCCTGGCCGAGGGCGTCGAGACCGAGGAGCACCTGCGCACCGCCCGGGCCCTGGGCGCCACGCTGGGCCAGGGGTGGCTCTTCGGACGCCCGGCCGCGCTGGGCGACCTCCTGGCCCGCACCCCCGTCCCCGCGCACCCGCTGCCCGTGCTGCCCCCCGCCGGTCCCGGCGGGGACGGCCCCACCCCCTTCGCGGCGCTGGAACGGCGCCGGCCCGCGCGCCGGGCGGGGACCGACGTGGTCGAGGAGGCGCTGCGCCACCTGGAGCGGCACGCGCTGCGCGGCGTCGAGCCGTCGACCGTCGTCGGCGTGGGCGCCACCTCCCCCGAGCGGGCCGCGCGGCACGAGCAGCTCGCCCGCCGCGCCGGGTTCGCGCTGAGCCTGCCCGGCGCCGACGGGCGCGGCGAGGACGTGCGCGGCACCGTCGTCCTGGGGCCGCACTTCGCCGGGGCCGTCCTGGCCCGCCCCGTCGCCGGCACCGGGGAGTTCGACCTCGTCGTCTCCCACGACCGCGCCCTCGTCACCGCGCTGGTCACCGACCTCGTCCGGGACGCGCCGGACCACGTTCCCGTCCCCGTCACCGCCCCCGTCACCGCCCCCGTCCTCGCCCACCGGCCCGCGGTCGAGGCCGGACCGCCGGCGGCGGGACTCGGCGAGCAGGTGGGCGAGGCCCTGGAGGAGGGCCGCCGGGCCGGCACCGGGACCGGGCTGCTGGTCGTCGGCGTCGACGCCGCCGTCGGGACCGAGGGGCGGTGCGGGCCCGCGCGCGCGGAGGTCGTCCGCCGGATGCGCCGGGCGGTGCGCTCGGTGGACCGGTGGCTGCCGGTGGGGCCGGACCTGTTCGCCGTCCTGCTGACCGGGCTGCCCCGCTCCGGCAGCGAGGGGGTCGTGGAACGCGTCGCCGACGCCCTGCTGATGGCGGTGGAGACCTCGATGGACTCCCACCCCGACGTCTCGGTGAGCATCGGGGCGAGCCTGGCCCCGACCCGCGCCCACACCGGGGCGGAGGCGCAGCGGCAGGCGCTGGCCGCGCTCGACGCGGCGCGCCGCGCGGGTGGGCACTGCGCGCGGATCTGGCTGGTCTGA
- a CDS encoding MFS transporter — translation MARPFVSSVVARVPIATAPLGLVLLVRDQRDSYSLAGIVTGLFAVGLAVGSPFWGRAMDRLGQPRVLVPTATASGVLLLLLTIATAWSSVPVLVLPVLALLAGIAFPPLSPAMRSTWRVVVREERARRHGYALDAAAVETIFVGGPLLLSGLLLLGVAALPLLVTVLLLVGGTLAYVRSPGARQAPVAVDEEAHGGASVLLHSAGFVLLMVVMATMSVGFGILDVSLAGLTEHLLGSADRLGVLFAPIAGGSALGGLLYGSRNWRSSDRRRLLVSLSVFGALLLAVAACAGADVPLVVLMLVLFATGLFISPNLIAAQSLVDQLAPAHRLGEAQAWLSTAITAGAALGNAAAGLILDAAGPGEALATAAGAVLLAAVACLAAQRVWARRPAALPV, via the coding sequence GTGGCTCGTCCGTTCGTCTCCTCGGTGGTGGCCCGCGTCCCCATCGCCACGGCGCCGCTGGGGCTGGTGCTGCTGGTCCGCGACCAGCGCGACTCGTACTCCCTGGCGGGGATCGTGACGGGGCTGTTCGCCGTCGGGCTGGCCGTGGGCTCGCCGTTCTGGGGACGGGCGATGGACCGGCTGGGGCAGCCGCGCGTCCTGGTGCCCACCGCGACGGCCAGCGGGGTCCTGCTCCTGCTGCTGACGATCGCCACCGCGTGGTCGTCGGTGCCGGTGCTCGTGCTGCCGGTGCTGGCGCTGCTGGCGGGGATCGCGTTCCCGCCGCTGAGCCCGGCGATGCGCTCCACCTGGCGGGTGGTGGTCCGCGAGGAACGGGCCCGCCGGCACGGCTACGCCCTCGACGCGGCCGCCGTGGAGACGATCTTCGTGGGCGGGCCGCTGCTGCTGAGCGGGCTGCTGCTGCTCGGGGTGGCCGCCCTGCCGCTGCTGGTGACGGTGCTGCTGCTGGTGGGCGGGACCCTGGCCTACGTCCGCTCCCCCGGGGCGCGGCAGGCGCCGGTCGCCGTCGACGAGGAGGCGCACGGCGGGGCCTCGGTCCTGCTGCACAGCGCCGGGTTCGTCCTGCTCATGGTCGTCATGGCGACCATGAGCGTCGGCTTCGGCATCCTCGACGTGTCCCTCGCGGGGCTGACCGAGCACCTGCTGGGTTCCGCGGACCGCCTCGGGGTGCTGTTCGCCCCCATCGCGGGCGGTTCGGCCCTGGGCGGGCTGCTCTACGGCAGCCGCAACTGGCGCAGCTCCGACCGGCGCCGGCTGCTGGTGTCGCTGTCGGTCTTCGGGGCGCTGCTGCTCGCGGTCGCCGCCTGCGCCGGGGCGGACGTGCCGCTGGTGGTGCTGATGCTGGTCCTCTTCGCCACCGGCCTCTTCATCTCCCCCAACCTCATCGCCGCGCAGAGCCTGGTGGACCAGCTCGCCCCGGCGCACCGGCTGGGCGAGGCGCAGGCCTGGCTGTCGACGGCGATCACCGCCGGGGCCGCGCTCGGCAACGCGGCGGCGGGCCTGATCCTGGACGCCGCCGGGCCCGGGGAGGCGCTGGCGACGGCGGCCGGTGCGGTGCTGCTGGCGGCGGTGGCGTGCCTGGCGGCGCAGCGGGTGTGGGCCCGGCGACCGGCGGCCCTGCCGGTCTGA
- a CDS encoding SDR family NAD(P)-dependent oxidoreductase: protein MTSATPPRPARPTALVTGATAGLGAGFARSLARRGHDLVIVARDAERLDSTAAALRAEHGVGVEVLAADLSVRADLDRVAQRVGSVEAPVDVLVNNAGFGLKQRFFDGDPADHERMFDVLCRAVMVLSRAAAGAMVPRGRGRVLNVGSVAGLVPGGGHYSAAKAYVIVLTETLAGELRGTGVTATVVEPGYVRTEFHARSGMRSGGSSSLSNRIWLDIDEVVDAALDDTFAGRVVSVPTRRWKAVSTLLDVAPRRLVSTVWNAMPSGARRRHPTQR, encoded by the coding sequence GTGACCAGCGCCACGCCGCCCCGCCCCGCCCGCCCGACCGCCCTGGTGACGGGCGCCACCGCGGGGCTGGGGGCGGGCTTCGCCCGGTCGCTGGCCCGGCGCGGGCACGACCTGGTGATCGTCGCGCGCGACGCCGAGCGGCTGGACTCCACGGCCGCGGCGCTGCGCGCCGAGCACGGGGTCGGCGTCGAGGTCCTCGCCGCGGACCTGTCGGTGCGCGCCGACCTGGACCGGGTCGCGCAGCGGGTGGGCAGCGTCGAGGCTCCCGTCGACGTGCTCGTCAACAACGCCGGGTTCGGCCTCAAGCAGCGCTTCTTCGACGGGGACCCGGCCGACCACGAGCGGATGTTCGACGTGCTGTGCCGGGCGGTGATGGTCCTGTCCCGGGCCGCGGCCGGGGCGATGGTGCCGCGGGGGCGGGGACGGGTCCTCAACGTCGGCTCGGTGGCCGGGCTGGTGCCCGGCGGGGGCCACTACTCGGCGGCCAAGGCCTACGTGATCGTGCTGACCGAGACCCTGGCCGGGGAGCTGCGCGGGACCGGCGTCACCGCGACGGTGGTCGAGCCCGGCTACGTGCGCACCGAGTTCCACGCCCGCTCGGGGATGCGCTCGGGGGGCAGCTCCAGCCTGTCGAACCGGATCTGGCTGGACATCGACGAGGTGGTGGACGCGGCGCTGGACGACACCTTCGCGGGCCGGGTGGTGAGCGTGCCGACGCGGCGGTGGAAGGCGGTCTCGACCCTGCTGGACGTCGCCCCGCGCCGGCTGGTCAGCACGGTCTGGAACGCGATGCCGTCCGGCGCGCGGCGCCGGCACCCGACGCAGCGGTGA